One Kitasatospora sp. MAP12-44 DNA segment encodes these proteins:
- a CDS encoding alpha/beta hydrolase codes for MRSPGASAVLDVWQLQDAQPELLAAAGQGYEALAEGAGRALAGVHAATGKAGGCWTGPAALQAQLALAAHCAQLEAAHLESAALGALLRDAASEFGVAREQLLRALADAERAGCAVAADGTVSAPPPGAAERHDGDAMDARARTRQAIAERVAQAVRAADDADRRIAERLDRLAAGDAVDPATAREDAAAVRQLIGAALPPASAPPAEVTAWWRALPPGRRELLVQQCPELVGNRDGIPAEDRDRANRIALQRCLDGDAVGSVGFRAIRARLDQDAGRHPPTLLLGLSGEGLGQGQCRGRGILCFGNPDTARNISAYVPGVGTELEDIAGRDGDRALNVWTAAHAADPARETASLVWLGYDPPPDPSGLLDGDLAPASVLSADRARDGAASYDRFLAGLRATHQGPPAHLTALGHSYGSLTVGLAGQRPGGTGADDLVLIGSPGTEADHAARLGLPADHVWVGAAAHDPVTHLPSLGDALTGNELASDRLWFGPDPAAAAFGANRFTVADGPLGFASHSHYLDPSGGDSLPNIGQIVAGHPENVHRRPGR; via the coding sequence GTGCGCTCGCCCGGAGCCTCGGCCGTGCTTGACGTCTGGCAACTACAGGATGCCCAGCCGGAGTTGCTCGCCGCTGCGGGGCAGGGCTATGAGGCGCTGGCCGAGGGCGCGGGCCGCGCTCTGGCCGGCGTCCACGCCGCCACGGGCAAGGCCGGCGGCTGCTGGACGGGCCCGGCGGCGCTCCAGGCGCAGCTGGCGCTGGCCGCGCACTGCGCCCAACTCGAAGCGGCGCACCTGGAGTCGGCGGCGCTGGGTGCGCTGCTGCGGGACGCCGCAAGCGAGTTCGGGGTCGCGCGGGAGCAACTGCTGCGCGCGCTGGCCGACGCCGAGCGCGCCGGGTGCGCGGTGGCCGCCGACGGCACGGTGAGCGCCCCGCCGCCGGGTGCCGCCGAGCGCCACGACGGGGACGCGATGGACGCCCGGGCACGCACCCGCCAGGCCATCGCCGAGCGCGTCGCCCAGGCCGTGCGCGCCGCGGACGACGCCGACCGGCGGATCGCCGAGCGCCTCGACCGGCTCGCGGCTGGTGACGCCGTCGACCCCGCGACGGCCCGCGAGGACGCGGCGGCCGTCCGGCAGCTGATCGGCGCCGCCCTGCCGCCCGCGAGCGCCCCGCCCGCCGAGGTCACCGCCTGGTGGCGCGCGCTGCCACCAGGCCGGCGGGAGCTGCTCGTCCAGCAGTGCCCCGAGCTGGTCGGCAACCGCGACGGCATCCCCGCCGAGGACCGCGACCGGGCCAATCGGATCGCCCTCCAGCGCTGCCTGGACGGGGACGCTGTCGGGTCGGTCGGCTTCCGGGCGATCCGCGCCCGGCTCGACCAGGACGCCGGCCGCCACCCGCCGACGCTGCTGCTCGGCCTGTCCGGCGAAGGCCTGGGCCAAGGCCAGTGCCGGGGCCGGGGCATCCTGTGCTTCGGCAACCCCGACACGGCGCGCAACATCAGCGCGTACGTCCCCGGCGTCGGTACCGAGCTGGAGGACATCGCCGGCCGGGACGGCGACCGGGCGCTCAACGTCTGGACCGCCGCGCACGCCGCCGACCCCGCCCGCGAGACCGCCTCGCTGGTCTGGCTCGGCTACGACCCGCCGCCCGACCCGTCCGGGCTCCTCGACGGCGACCTCGCCCCGGCGTCCGTCCTCAGTGCGGACCGGGCCCGCGACGGCGCCGCCTCCTACGACCGCTTCCTCGCCGGCCTGCGCGCCACCCACCAGGGCCCGCCCGCCCACCTCACCGCGCTGGGCCACAGCTACGGCTCCCTGACCGTCGGCCTGGCCGGCCAACGCCCCGGCGGCACCGGCGCCGACGACCTCGTCCTGATCGGCAGCCCCGGCACCGAAGCCGACCACGCCGCCCGACTCGGCCTCCCCGCCGACCACGTCTGGGTCGGCGCCGCCGCCCACGACCCGGTCACCCACCTCCCCAGCCTCGGCGACGCCCTGACGGGCAACGAACTCGCCTCCGACCGCCTCTGGTTCGGCCCCGACCCGGCCGCCGCGGCCTTCGGCGCCAACCGCTTCACCGTCGCGGACGGCCCCCTCGGCTTCGCCTCCCACTCCCACTACCTGGACCCGTCGGGCGGCGACTCCCTCCCCAACATCGGCCAGATCGTGGCCGGCCACCCGGAGAACGTCCACCGCCGGCCCGGCCGCTGA
- a CDS encoding MerR family DNA-binding transcriptional regulator, whose translation MTTVSPGSFTIGALAEAAAVSVKTVRYYSDAGLLPSPERSTGGHRRYDERALEALLTLRRLRGLGLPLALAGPVVRGELSLEDAIASQQADVERQLTELRWRSAGLEALRLAAGDPEGLRLLGEAMRHAPERDTFATFWRRLLPIRMPDGLRSAIIEAALPELPAAPTAQQALAYAQLHALTADRAYAAAVCAQDTMDCETAPLLYQGLGEAYELAAAELARRSAPQAGQALDCFVAAHARAARSVDSADFRVTLRAQLIGGPVPEMLRYWELAGKLTPEPTMGAAHGWLVTALKCPAP comes from the coding sequence ATGACGACGGTCAGCCCAGGGAGCTTCACCATCGGCGCGCTCGCCGAGGCCGCCGCGGTGAGCGTCAAGACGGTCCGCTACTACTCCGACGCCGGGCTGCTGCCGTCCCCCGAACGAAGTACCGGTGGCCACCGCCGGTACGACGAACGCGCGTTGGAGGCACTGCTGACCCTGCGCCGGCTCCGGGGCCTGGGGCTGCCGCTCGCGCTGGCCGGCCCGGTGGTGCGCGGGGAGCTGTCGCTGGAGGATGCCATCGCCTCCCAGCAGGCGGACGTCGAGCGGCAGTTGACGGAGCTGCGGTGGCGTTCGGCCGGGCTGGAGGCGCTGCGGCTGGCGGCCGGCGATCCGGAGGGGCTGCGGCTGCTCGGCGAGGCGATGCGGCACGCGCCGGAGCGGGACACCTTCGCCACCTTCTGGCGCCGGCTGCTGCCGATCCGGATGCCCGACGGGCTGCGCTCGGCGATCATCGAGGCCGCACTGCCCGAGCTCCCGGCCGCGCCCACCGCCCAGCAGGCGCTGGCCTACGCGCAGTTGCACGCGCTGACGGCCGACCGGGCGTACGCCGCCGCCGTGTGCGCCCAGGACACCATGGACTGCGAGACGGCGCCGCTGCTCTACCAGGGCCTGGGCGAGGCCTACGAGTTGGCGGCCGCGGAGCTGGCCCGCCGCAGCGCTCCGCAAGCGGGCCAGGCGCTGGACTGCTTCGTCGCCGCGCATGCCCGAGCCGCACGCAGCGTCGACTCCGCCGACTTCCGGGTCACGCTGCGCGCCCAGCTGATCGGCGGTCCCGTCCCCGAGATGCTCCGCTACTGGGAGCTCGCCGGGAAGCTGACCCCCGAGCCGACCATGGGCGCGGCGCACGGCTGGCTGGTCACCGCGCTCAAATGCCCTGCGCCGTGA
- a CDS encoding helix-turn-helix domain-containing protein, whose product MSRRSYDQYCAIARALDAVGERWSLLIVRELLGGPRRYTDLHADLPGVSTDILATRLKQLESEGLVLRRKLERPANATVYELTERGTALRQVVAALGEWGLEALGEQRPTDAVRGHWVTAQGI is encoded by the coding sequence ATGTCACGCCGAAGCTACGACCAGTACTGCGCCATCGCCCGCGCCCTGGACGCGGTCGGGGAGCGCTGGAGCCTCCTGATCGTCCGTGAACTCCTCGGCGGGCCCCGCCGGTACACGGATCTGCACGCCGACCTGCCCGGGGTCAGCACGGACATCCTGGCCACCCGGCTGAAGCAGCTGGAGAGCGAGGGCCTGGTGCTGCGCCGCAAGCTGGAGCGGCCGGCCAACGCCACGGTGTACGAGCTGACCGAGCGCGGCACGGCGCTGCGTCAGGTGGTCGCGGCGCTGGGGGAGTGGGGGCTGGAGGCGCTCGGCGAGCAGCGGCCCACCGACGCGGTGCGCGGGCACTGGGTCACGGCGCAGGGCATTTGA
- a CDS encoding pyridoxal phosphate-dependent aminotransferase, with protein MEYRQSSKLSGVCYEIRGPVVDQANALEEAGHSVLRLNTGNPATFGFEAPPEILQDIIRNLPTAHGYSDARGILPARRAVVQYYQQRGVAGVTVNDVYLGNGASELIQMSITALVDDGDEVLIPAPDFPLWTAVVRLAGGKAVHYLCDEEADWYPDLDDIASKINHRTKAIVVINPNNPTGAVYPKELLEGILDLARRHGLIVLADEIYDKILYDGVEHHCLAALADDVLTLTFNGLSKSYRVAGFRSGWLVVSGPKEHAKDYLEGLTMLAGMRLCPNVPAQYAVQAALGGHQSIHDLTLPTGRLTEQRDVTWRALNELPGVSCVKPKGALYAFAKLDPAVHKIKDDERFVLDLLLREKIHIVQGTGFNWPRPDHFRFVTLPRADDLETAISRIGRFLATYRQ; from the coding sequence GTGGAGTATCGGCAGTCCAGCAAACTCTCGGGCGTGTGCTACGAGATCCGCGGCCCGGTGGTCGACCAGGCGAACGCCCTGGAGGAGGCCGGTCACAGCGTGCTGCGGCTGAACACCGGCAACCCCGCCACCTTCGGCTTCGAGGCGCCCCCGGAGATCCTTCAGGACATCATCCGCAACCTCCCCACCGCGCACGGCTACAGCGACGCGCGCGGCATCCTGCCCGCCCGCCGCGCGGTCGTGCAGTACTACCAGCAGCGCGGCGTCGCCGGGGTCACCGTCAACGACGTCTACCTCGGCAACGGCGCCTCCGAGCTGATCCAGATGTCGATCACCGCGCTGGTCGACGACGGCGACGAAGTCCTCATCCCGGCCCCGGACTTCCCACTCTGGACGGCCGTGGTCCGGCTGGCCGGCGGCAAGGCCGTGCACTACCTGTGCGACGAGGAGGCCGACTGGTACCCGGACCTGGACGACATCGCCTCCAAGATCAACCACCGCACCAAGGCCATCGTCGTCATCAACCCCAACAACCCCACCGGCGCGGTCTACCCCAAGGAGCTCCTTGAGGGCATCCTCGACCTGGCCCGCCGGCACGGCCTGATCGTGCTGGCGGACGAGATCTACGACAAGATCCTCTACGACGGCGTCGAGCACCACTGCCTGGCCGCGCTCGCCGACGACGTGCTGACCCTCACCTTCAACGGCCTCTCCAAGTCCTACCGGGTGGCCGGGTTCCGCAGCGGCTGGCTGGTGGTCTCCGGCCCCAAGGAGCACGCCAAGGACTACCTGGAGGGCCTCACCATGCTGGCGGGCATGCGGCTGTGCCCCAACGTCCCGGCCCAGTACGCCGTGCAGGCCGCGCTCGGCGGCCACCAGTCCATCCACGACCTCACGCTGCCCACCGGCAGGCTCACCGAGCAGCGCGACGTCACCTGGCGGGCACTCAACGAGCTGCCCGGCGTGAGCTGCGTCAAGCCCAAGGGCGCGCTGTACGCCTTCGCCAAGCTGGACCCGGCCGTCCACAAGATCAAGGACGACGAGCGCTTCGTGCTGGACCTGCTGCTCCGCGAGAAGATCCACATCGTCCAGGGCACCGGCTTCAACTGGCCCCGGCCCGACCACTTCCGCTTTGTCACGCTGCCGCGCGCCGACGACCTGGAGACCGCCATCAGCCGGATCGGCCGCTTCCTGGCCACCTATCGCCAATAA